Proteins encoded by one window of Salicibibacter halophilus:
- the qoxD gene encoding cytochrome aa3 quinol oxidase subunit IV, giving the protein MSNGTTATKKGHFPWKHVAGFISSIVLTMVALWIVFYSAFSVRTIIVLIFSLAFIQATLQLLMFMHMAESSNGRIQVGHILFSAFVAIVVALGSYWVMEFGIHLEHHM; this is encoded by the coding sequence ATGAGTAACGGAACAACCGCCACAAAAAAAGGGCATTTTCCGTGGAAACACGTTGCCGGTTTCATCAGTTCCATCGTGCTGACAATGGTTGCTTTGTGGATTGTTTTTTATTCAGCGTTCAGTGTCCGCACGATCATTGTGTTGATTTTTTCGCTTGCCTTCATTCAAGCCACCTTGCAACTGTTGATGTTTATGCATATGGCCGAGAGCAGCAATGGGAGAATCCAAGTGGGGCATATTCTCTTTTCCGCATTTGTTGCCATCGTTGTTGCCCTCGGTTCTTATTGGGTAATGGAATTCGGCATTCACCTGGAACATCATATGTGA
- a CDS encoding spore morphogenesis/germination protein YwcE, protein MNEGDSDMGIFFLYLFIASATPLFLWKEKRKLALASLPLLIAMWVLSGFYVTDSLSSAAHTFFMVLFSFNVLMAHVAAIVLYVKPKWWKRYASD, encoded by the coding sequence GTGAATGAAGGAGATAGTGATATGGGGATCTTCTTTTTATACCTGTTTATTGCCAGCGCCACCCCGCTGTTCCTTTGGAAAGAAAAACGAAAGTTGGCACTTGCCAGTTTGCCGCTCTTAATCGCGATGTGGGTCCTGTCCGGTTTTTATGTGACTGATTCGCTTTCATCAGCGGCGCATACGTTCTTCATGGTGCTGTTTTCGTTTAACGTGCTTATGGCTCATGTGGCCGCGATTGTTCTTTATGTTAAGCCGAAGTGGTGGAAACGTTACGCCTCCGATTAA
- the thpD gene encoding ectoine hydroxylase, which yields MRTDLYPSRTGKDAELMQRTDPVIHNRGKREGPLTSIQLDSYEDNGYLMLDDVFSDDEVSIMAEHLNDTLAAERGKKSDTVVLEPEGDEVRSIFEVHKHNDFFSRLAANEQLVKAAQQLLGSDVYITQSRINFKPGFSGKEFYWHSDFETWHVEDGMPNPRAVSCSIILTDNYEYNGPLMLIPGSHQWYVSCPGETPEANYEQSLQKQELGVPDHESLNKLFEKAGKQIDRATGKAGMVLFFESNTMHGSSGNISPLPRSNAFFVYNSVENLLETPFGSAKARPEFLANREQIKPIQPQPTFKEKAGSK from the coding sequence TTGCGTACTGATTTGTATCCTTCACGGACAGGGAAAGATGCGGAACTAATGCAGCGAACAGATCCAGTGATCCATAATCGGGGTAAAAGGGAGGGTCCATTAACATCGATTCAGCTTGATTCATACGAGGACAATGGTTACCTTATGCTCGATGACGTATTTAGCGACGATGAAGTGAGCATCATGGCTGAACACCTTAACGACACGTTAGCGGCAGAAAGAGGGAAAAAATCGGATACCGTCGTTCTTGAACCCGAAGGGGATGAAGTGCGTTCGATTTTTGAAGTCCACAAACATAATGATTTTTTCAGCCGGCTTGCTGCAAATGAACAGCTCGTCAAAGCAGCGCAGCAATTGCTCGGAAGTGACGTTTACATCACGCAGTCCCGTATTAATTTTAAACCCGGTTTTAGCGGCAAGGAATTTTATTGGCACTCAGATTTTGAAACGTGGCACGTAGAAGACGGCATGCCAAATCCGCGTGCGGTCAGCTGCTCGATTATTTTAACCGACAATTACGAATACAATGGTCCTCTCATGCTGATCCCCGGATCCCACCAATGGTACGTATCATGCCCCGGGGAGACACCGGAAGCAAACTATGAACAGTCTCTGCAAAAACAAGAGCTCGGTGTGCCCGATCATGAAAGTTTAAACAAACTATTTGAAAAAGCAGGAAAACAAATCGATCGCGCGACTGGAAAAGCCGGGATGGTGCTGTTTTTCGAAAGCAATACGATGCACGGTTCCAGCGGCAATATTTCGCCTTTACCGAGAAGCAACGCATTCTTTGTGTACAATTCGGTAGAAAATCTATTGGAAACGCCATTTGGAAGCGCAAAAGCACGGCCTGAATTTCTTGCTAATCGCGAGCAAATCAAACCGATTCAGCCCCAACCGACTTTTAAAGAAAAAGCAGGATCAAAATAA
- a CDS encoding ATP-dependent Clp protease ATP-binding subunit: protein MRCDHCQQNEPRIQMRINVNGKQRQMNLCTQCYREIRNQMRQPSGMNGQFDQMMNAMGGGQQGQSYTNAQTQQGSGQGGSLLDELGRNLSHSANNGEIDPIIGRDQEVERVIETLNRRNKNNPVLIGEAGVGKTAIAEGLALRIVQNQVPNKLKNKQIYLLDVSSLVANTGVRGQFEERMKQLLAELKERDDVIVFVDEVHQIVGAGSAEGSADAGNIMKPALARGEVQLIGATTLAEYRKIEKDAALERRFQPVMVDEPSLEDAKKILAGIQPNYEKFHEVTYTEDAIEASVTLADRYIQDRFLPDKAIDLMDEAGSKVNLLISDLDDGEIAKRLEEIKIEKEDATGQEDYERAAKLRTEELQLQEKQQEAKSEHKHESVVDVARIQALVEAKTGIPVRRLQEDEQKKMRDLPERLNNQVIGQETAVEKVAKSIRRNRAGLRRGTRPIGSFLFIGPTGVGKTELSKSLAEEMFGDREAMVRLDMSEYMEKHSVSKLIGSPPGYVGHDEAGQLTERVRRKPYSIILLDEIEKAHPDVQHMFLQIMEDGRLTDSQGRTVSFKDTVLIMTSNAGSALKKVTVGFGADDEEPNAMEGLTDYFKPEFLNRFDAVVRFNELSREHLVTIVDLMLADLQDSAVEQGLTIEVTKDAKQKMAELGYDPTFGARPLRRVIEEYVEDGIADVMLENEEVKNIAVNVRDDKLKVSAK from the coding sequence ATGAGATGTGATCATTGCCAACAAAATGAACCGCGAATTCAAATGAGAATTAACGTAAACGGAAAACAACGGCAAATGAATCTCTGTACGCAGTGCTATCGTGAAATCCGTAACCAAATGCGCCAGCCATCCGGCATGAATGGCCAGTTTGATCAAATGATGAACGCGATGGGCGGCGGACAACAAGGGCAATCATATACCAATGCCCAAACCCAACAAGGTTCCGGCCAAGGTGGCAGCTTGCTCGATGAACTAGGGAGAAACCTTTCCCACAGTGCCAACAACGGTGAAATAGACCCGATTATTGGCCGGGATCAAGAAGTGGAACGAGTCATTGAAACCTTAAACCGCCGGAATAAAAACAACCCGGTGTTAATCGGGGAAGCAGGTGTCGGGAAGACTGCGATCGCGGAAGGTCTGGCCCTTCGTATCGTGCAAAACCAAGTACCGAACAAATTGAAAAATAAACAAATCTATTTGCTGGACGTTTCTTCCCTCGTCGCGAACACAGGCGTGCGCGGTCAATTTGAAGAACGAATGAAACAATTGCTCGCGGAACTGAAAGAGCGTGACGACGTCATTGTATTCGTCGATGAGGTGCACCAAATTGTCGGTGCCGGTTCCGCAGAAGGTTCGGCGGATGCCGGTAACATCATGAAACCCGCGCTTGCTCGGGGTGAGGTGCAATTAATCGGCGCGACAACGTTGGCGGAATATCGCAAAATCGAAAAAGATGCCGCTCTTGAGCGCCGTTTTCAACCGGTCATGGTTGATGAACCGTCACTGGAAGATGCGAAGAAAATTCTCGCGGGCATCCAGCCGAACTATGAGAAGTTTCACGAAGTCACCTACACGGAAGATGCCATTGAAGCATCTGTTACCCTAGCCGATCGCTATATTCAAGACCGGTTTTTGCCGGATAAAGCGATTGACCTCATGGACGAAGCCGGTTCGAAAGTGAACTTGCTCATCAGTGACTTGGATGATGGAGAGATTGCCAAACGCCTGGAAGAAATCAAAATTGAAAAAGAGGATGCAACGGGCCAGGAAGATTATGAGCGCGCGGCCAAACTTCGCACCGAAGAGTTGCAACTACAAGAGAAGCAGCAAGAAGCGAAGTCCGAACACAAACATGAATCCGTCGTGGATGTTGCCCGCATTCAAGCGCTCGTAGAAGCCAAGACAGGCATTCCGGTTCGCCGCCTCCAGGAAGACGAACAGAAAAAAATGCGCGACTTGCCGGAACGCTTGAACAATCAAGTAATTGGGCAAGAAACAGCCGTTGAAAAAGTAGCGAAATCCATTCGCCGAAATCGTGCCGGACTTCGCCGCGGAACAAGACCGATCGGATCCTTCTTGTTCATTGGACCGACCGGGGTCGGGAAAACCGAACTATCCAAATCATTAGCGGAAGAAATGTTCGGGGACCGCGAAGCGATGGTCCGCCTGGACATGAGTGAGTATATGGAAAAACACTCCGTATCCAAACTCATTGGTTCCCCGCCCGGATACGTTGGACACGATGAAGCCGGTCAGTTGACGGAACGTGTGCGCCGCAAGCCATACAGCATTATTTTGCTGGATGAAATTGAAAAGGCGCATCCTGATGTGCAGCATATGTTCTTGCAGATTATGGAAGACGGACGTCTTACTGACAGCCAAGGCCGCACGGTAAGTTTTAAAGACACTGTCCTCATTATGACTTCCAACGCAGGAAGCGCGTTGAAAAAAGTGACGGTAGGCTTTGGTGCCGATGATGAAGAGCCTAACGCCATGGAAGGGTTGACCGATTACTTCAAACCGGAATTCCTCAACCGTTTCGACGCTGTCGTTCGCTTCAATGAATTGTCTCGCGAGCACCTCGTGACGATCGTTGATCTTATGCTTGCGGATCTGCAAGATTCTGCAGTAGAACAAGGACTCACCATAGAAGTCACGAAAGATGCAAAACAAAAAATGGCAGAACTCGGATATGATCCGACCTTCGGTGCACGACCGCTCCGTCGCGTCATCGAGGAATACGTCGAAGATGGCATTGCCGATGTCATGCTGGAAAATGAAGAAGTAAAAAATATTGCCGTGAACGTACGGGACGATAAATTAAAAGTATCTGCCAAATAA
- a CDS encoding DUF4212 domain-containing protein — MKIVDKKDAEKYFKLRTIMIFSFLLLALAVSFGVAAFAEFFSQFTFMGMPLHYYMGAQGAIVIFIVLLFLNAVISDRLDKRFGIDDAKNEQIDEGKSFDQ; from the coding sequence ATGAAAATAGTTGATAAAAAAGATGCCGAAAAATATTTCAAATTGCGTACCATCATGATTTTTTCATTTCTTTTGTTAGCACTAGCCGTATCGTTCGGCGTTGCCGCGTTTGCGGAGTTTTTCTCCCAGTTCACCTTTATGGGAATGCCTTTGCATTACTATATGGGAGCACAGGGCGCGATCGTGATCTTCATTGTGCTTTTATTCTTGAACGCGGTTATCAGCGATCGTTTGGACAAGCGTTTTGGCATTGATGATGCAAAAAATGAACAAATCGATGAAGGAAAAAGCTTCGATCAATAA